The Patagioenas fasciata isolate bPatFas1 chromosome 3, bPatFas1.hap1, whole genome shotgun sequence genome contains a region encoding:
- the LRRN4 gene encoding leucine-rich repeat neuronal protein 4: MFSRLVILSLLMGNTASQPVSRAEPAASRDVTTFFQLAQEDSWENVNVTSMSCEDRKNRTWVTLQLTNSSLTAFPTCLPEALETLDLSNNLLQEVNGTEIANLPRLRVLSLRQNRLWSVTWGSEAFSSLHTLDLSFNKLSSVPSCHSSALPNLRWLSLAGNPLMEIQPLAFSCYPQLQFLNLSATLLGQEDSRGIRESAFAISASPSEATNTPGNTISMLDLSGTFLEKIQPEWIRDLPNLRWLHLKRMPRLRSLDADFFKSTPDLRELNCQDSRSLGFVGTEMFVSAPHLSHLSFENCNLSSFNPWNINSSDSITINLYGNPLLCDCQLSWLLSKPKKVVLQKASETFCHTFQEDSDRPSMPVSLQELYDKCQSERNVTLPDSTAASPERDAFSLTSYNATAVLTTDSAPLTTDAYTSSLTQGDVMSTTGANPTEMMLTKAHSSSHEEVVSEFTSHPPSFTSVTTSPGLLGELYSHSSDYFLQELYSHPSDYGSTSQTETDQLKGELRTTEEPLLQEGPFTQPTSDYPTRPTEKPDATDHYIRSFATRGGEGTTQTSQTSPPQLNSTRSSAHTRSLIHYIDDYDYDERSTQTPVQLVYTSCDYNPCRHLQKPCSELQRVSRCLCPGLSREDEIPDPPRLREVAEVTDSSAQIHWCAPNSVVHTYKLTLYAQDKEDRQFVLDNIYSTARQHTLYNLLPYTTYHICVTASNKAGSSQTASQGIPGSSCTIFKTKPSYKFVFAALSAASGLFLISTIILSVCLCKARKKPQSEQYGTHLVSYKNPAFDYPLKLQTTN, from the exons ATGTTTTCACGCTTGGTCATCCTCTCTCTGCTGATGGGGAACACGGCGTCACAGCCGGTGAGCAGAGCAGAGCCTGCAGCATCCAGGGACGTCACCACCTTTTTCCAGCTGGCTCAGGAAGACTCTTGGGAGAACGTTAATGTCACCAGCATGTCCTGCGAGGATCGGAAGAACAGGACCTGGGTGACCCTGCAGCTGACCAACAGCAGCCTGACGGCGTTCCCCACCTGCCTTCCCGAGGCCCTGGAGACTTTGGATCTCAGCAACAACCTCTTACAAGAGGTGAACGGCACGGAGATAGCAAATCTCCCACGGCTGCGCGTCCTCTCGCTGCGGCAGAACCGTCTCTGGTCAGTTACATGGGGATCCGAAGCCTTCAGCAGTCTCCACACTCTGGACTTAAGCTTTAACAAGCTGTCATCTGTGCCGTCAtgccacagctctgccctgcctaACTTAAGGTGGTTGTCCCTGGCTGGAAATCCACTGATGGAAATCCAGCCACTGGCTTTTTCCTGTTACCCTCAGCTACAGTTCCTGAACCTCTCGGCAAcgctgctggggcaggaggacagcAGAGGAATCAGGGAGTCTGCTTTTGCCATCAGCGCATCTCCCAGCGAGGCCACGAACACGCCTGGAAACACTATCAGCATGCTTGATCTGAGCGGGACCTTTCTTGAGAAAA tccAACCAGAGTGGATCAGAGATTTGCCCAACCTCAGATGGCTTCACCTGAAAAGGATGCCACGATTAAGAAGCCTCGATGCTGACTTCTTCAAGTCCACGCCTGATCTCCGAGAGCTGAACTGTCAAGACTCCCGCTCGCTGGGTTTTGTGGGGACAGAGATGTTTGTCAGTGCTCCTCACCTGAGCCATCTCTCCTTTGAGAA CTGTAACCTGAGTTCCTTTAATCCTTGGAATATCAATTCATCGGACAGCATCACCATCAACTTGTATGGAAATCCTCTGCTATGCGACTGCCAGCTCTCCTGGCTGCTCtccaagcccaagaaagttgtgCTGCAAAA GGCTTCGGAGACATTTTGCCACACATTCCAGGAGGATTCAGACAGACCTTCAATGCCTGTTTCACTGCAAGAGCTCTATGACAAATGCCAGTCTGAAAGAAACGTCACGCTGCCGGATTCAACCGCAGCCTCTCCCGAACGTGATGCTTTTAGCCTCACCAGTTACAACGCCACTGCTGTATTAACAACAGACTCTGCTCCGCTAACCACCGACGCTTACACCAGCTCCCTAACTCAGGGGGATGTAATGAGCACAACAGGAGCCAACCCAACTGAGATGATGCTCACAAAGGCCCACAGTTCCTCCCATGAGGAGGTGGTTTCCGAATTCACGAGCCATCCTCCTTCGTTCACGTCCGTAACCACCTCCCCGGGTTTGCTCGGAGAGCTCTACAGTCACTCCTCAGATTATTTTCTCCAAGAGCTCTATAGTCACCCCTCAGATTACGGCTCCACAAGTCAAACTGAAACAGATCAGCTAAAGGGAGAGCTCAGAACGACCGAAGAGCCGCTTCTCCAGGAAGGCCCATTCACCCAGCCCACTAGCGATTATCCTACAAGACCAACAGAAAAACCTGATGCCACTGACCATTATATCCGCTCCTTTGCCACCCGTGGTGGGGAGGGTACAACACAAACGAGCCAAACAAGCCCCCCCCAGCTAAACTCCACAAGAAGCAGCGCACACACCAGGTCACTGATACACTACATAGATGACTACGATTATGATGAACGCTCGACACAAACCCCAGTACAACTGGTGTACACCTCCTGTGACTACAACCCCTGCAGACATCTCCAGAAGCCGTGCAGCGAACTCCAGAGGGTATCCCGCTGTCTGTGTCCTGGCCTGTCAAGGGAAGATGAGATTCCAGACCCACCGAGGCTCAGGGAGGTGGCTGAAGTTACAGACAGCTCTGCACAGATACACTGGTGCGCCCCAAATTCCGTTGTTCACACCTACAAGCTGACACTTTATGCCCAAGACAAGGAGGATAGACAGTTTGTCCTGGACAATATATATTCCACAGCAAGGCAGCACACTCTGTATAATCTATTACCATACACCACTTACCACATTTGTGTGACTGCTTCAAACAAGGCAGGGTCCAGCCAGACAGCAAGTCAGGGAATTCCAGGTTCTTCGTGCaccatatttaaaacaaaacccagctACAAGTTTGTCTTTGCTGCTCTGTCTGCAGCAAGCGGACTCTTTCTCATTTCCACGATCAttttgtctgtatgtctgtgtaaGGCACGTAAAAAGCCCCAGAGTGAGCAATATGGTACACACTTAGTCTCTTATAAGAACCCAGCCTTTGATTATCCACTAAAACTACAAACTACTAATTAG
- the FERMT1 gene encoding fermitin family homolog 1 isoform X1, which translates to MISSNEYGSHSWELLVTVDHQHEEVQKEFLLRVTGDLHIGGVMLKLVEQIKIPQDWSDYALWWEQKKCWLLKTHWTLDKCGVQADAKLFFTTQHKMLRLRLPNMKTVRLKVSFSSMVFRAVSDICKILNIRRSEELSLLKQSEDTLKKKKKKDKNSKEPVTEDILNLCDSPVSSGLSGSPGLYSKTMTPVYDPISGTPASSTITWFSDSPLTEQNCSVLASSHPGCSPEALAEMYQPRSLADKAKLNAGWLDSSRSLMEQGILEDDQLLLRFKYYTFFDLNPKYDAVRINQIYEQARWAILLEEIDCTEEEMLIFAALQYQVSKLSLSSEAQDFTCESEVDEVEAALSNLEVTLEGGNTNNILEDITDIPKLADNLRLVRPRKLSLKTIKPYWFVFKDTSVSYFKNKESAQGEPIEKLNLKGCEVVPDVNVGTKKFGIKLLIPVADGMNEVYLRCENENQYARWMAACVLASKGKTMADSSYHPEVHKILSFLKMKNWTMSPQAVSDPESIDMKPECFVSPRYTKKYKSKQLVARILEAHQNVSQMTLVEAKLRFIQAWQSLPEFGLSYYIVRFKGSKKDDVLGVSYNRLIRIDMATGDPITTWRFSNMKQWNVNWEIRQVAIEFDQNVFIAFTCLSADCKIIHEYIGGYIFLSTRSKDQNETLDEDLFHKLTGGQE; encoded by the exons ATGATTTCCTCAAATGAATATGGGTCTCACTCCTGGGAGCTCTTGGTGACAGTTGATCATCAGCATGAAGAGGTACAAAAGGAATTTTTACTACGGGTCACAGGGGACCTTCATATTGGAGGAGTGATGCTGAAATTAGTAGAACAAATCA AAATACCACAAGACTGGTCAGACTATGCTCTTTGGTGGGAGCAAAAAAAATGCTGGCTTCTTAAAACACACTGGACGCTGGATAAATGCGGGGTGCAGGCAGATGCTAAGCTGTTCTTCACTACTCAGCACAAAATGCTGCGGCTCCGCTTGCCAAACATGAAGACTGTGAGACTGAAAGTCAGCTTCTCTTCTATGGTATTCAGAGCTGTCAGCGACATCTGCAAAATTCTCA ATATTAGACGGTCGGAAGAACTCTCTTTGTTGAAGCAATCAGAAGACAcactcaaaaagaaaaagaaaaaagacaagaatAGCAAAGAACCAGTTACAGAAGATATTTTAAACCTGTGCGACTCTCCAGTGAGTTCTGGATTATCAG GAAGTCCAGGTTTATATAGTAAAACCATGACGCCCGTTTATGATCCCATCAGTGGGACGCCAGCTTCTTCTACCATCACGTGGTTCAGCGACAGTCCCTTGACGGAGCAGAACTGCAGCGTCCTCGCCTCCAGTcaccctggctgctctccagaggCGCTCGCAGAGATGTACCAGCCTCGCTCTCTGGCTGACAAAGCCAAACTCAATGCAGG CTGGCTAGATTCATCTCGATCACTTATGGAACAAGGCATTCTGGAGGACGATCAACTTCTTTTACGCTTTAAATATTACACTTTCTTTGATTTGAATCCAAAA TATGATGCAGTGCGAATAAACCAAATATACGAACAAGCCCGCTGGGCCATCCTGTTAGAAGAAATTGACTGCACGGAGGAAGAAATGCTGATCTTCGCCGCGCTACAG TATCAAGTAAGCAAGTTGTCATTATCGTCAGAGGCACAAGATTTCACCTGTGAATCAGAAGTAGATGAAGTAGAAGCTGCACTTTCTAACCTGGAAGTGACACTGGAAGGTGGCAACACAAATAACATTTTG GAGGACATCACAGACATCCCGAAACTTGCTGATAATCTCAGGCTAGTTAG gcCCAGGAAGCTGTCACTCAAAACTATCAAGCCATATTGGTTCGTCTTTAAAGACACTTCAgtatcttattttaaaaacaaagaatccGCACAGGGAGAACCTATTGAGAAACTCAACCTAAAAG GCTGTGAAGTTGTACCAGATGTAAATGTTGGAACTAAGAAGTTTGGAATCAAATTGCTAATTCCTGTTGCTGATGGCATGAATGAAGTGTATTTAAGATGCGAAAAT GAGAATCAATACGCCCGGTGGATGGCTGCTTGTGTTTTGGCCTCCAAAGGCAAAACAATGGCCGACAGCTCTTACCATCCTGAGGTCCACAAGATCCTTTCGTTTCTAAAGATGAAGAACTGGACCATGTCTCCCCAGGCTGTCTCTGATCCAGAAAGCATAGATATGAAACCAGAATGCTTCGTCTCCCCACGCTATACCAAAAAATACAAGTCCAAGCAG CTGGTCGCTCGTATTCTGGAAGCCCACCAAAACGTCTCCCAGATGACGCTGGTGGAGGCCAAGCTGCGCTTTATCCAGGCATGGCAGTCCCTCCCCGAGTTCGGCTTATCCTACTACATCGTAAG gttTAAAGGAAGCAAGAAGGATGATGTACTTGGGGTGTCCTATAACAGGCTGATCCGAATAGATATGGCCACGGGAGATCCCATCACAACGTGGaggttttccaacatgaagcagtgGAATGTGAACTGGGAAATCCGCCAG GTTGCAATCGAGTTTGATCAGAATGTATTTATCGCTTTCACGTGTCTGAGCGCAGACTGCAAAATCATCCATGAGTATATTGGGGGCTACATCTTCTTGTCAACCCGTTCCAAAGACCAGAACGAAACACTGGACGAAGATCTGTTCCATAAATTAACAGGAGGTCAGGAATGA
- the FERMT1 gene encoding fermitin family homolog 1 isoform X2 — protein sequence MLRLRLPNMKTVRLKVSFSSMVFRAVSDICKILNIRRSEELSLLKQSEDTLKKKKKKDKNSKEPVTEDILNLCDSPVSSGLSGSPGLYSKTMTPVYDPISGTPASSTITWFSDSPLTEQNCSVLASSHPGCSPEALAEMYQPRSLADKAKLNAGWLDSSRSLMEQGILEDDQLLLRFKYYTFFDLNPKYDAVRINQIYEQARWAILLEEIDCTEEEMLIFAALQYQVSKLSLSSEAQDFTCESEVDEVEAALSNLEVTLEGGNTNNILEDITDIPKLADNLRLVRPRKLSLKTIKPYWFVFKDTSVSYFKNKESAQGEPIEKLNLKGCEVVPDVNVGTKKFGIKLLIPVADGMNEVYLRCENENQYARWMAACVLASKGKTMADSSYHPEVHKILSFLKMKNWTMSPQAVSDPESIDMKPECFVSPRYTKKYKSKQLVARILEAHQNVSQMTLVEAKLRFIQAWQSLPEFGLSYYIVRFKGSKKDDVLGVSYNRLIRIDMATGDPITTWRFSNMKQWNVNWEIRQVAIEFDQNVFIAFTCLSADCKIIHEYIGGYIFLSTRSKDQNETLDEDLFHKLTGGQE from the exons ATGCTGCGGCTCCGCTTGCCAAACATGAAGACTGTGAGACTGAAAGTCAGCTTCTCTTCTATGGTATTCAGAGCTGTCAGCGACATCTGCAAAATTCTCA ATATTAGACGGTCGGAAGAACTCTCTTTGTTGAAGCAATCAGAAGACAcactcaaaaagaaaaagaaaaaagacaagaatAGCAAAGAACCAGTTACAGAAGATATTTTAAACCTGTGCGACTCTCCAGTGAGTTCTGGATTATCAG GAAGTCCAGGTTTATATAGTAAAACCATGACGCCCGTTTATGATCCCATCAGTGGGACGCCAGCTTCTTCTACCATCACGTGGTTCAGCGACAGTCCCTTGACGGAGCAGAACTGCAGCGTCCTCGCCTCCAGTcaccctggctgctctccagaggCGCTCGCAGAGATGTACCAGCCTCGCTCTCTGGCTGACAAAGCCAAACTCAATGCAGG CTGGCTAGATTCATCTCGATCACTTATGGAACAAGGCATTCTGGAGGACGATCAACTTCTTTTACGCTTTAAATATTACACTTTCTTTGATTTGAATCCAAAA TATGATGCAGTGCGAATAAACCAAATATACGAACAAGCCCGCTGGGCCATCCTGTTAGAAGAAATTGACTGCACGGAGGAAGAAATGCTGATCTTCGCCGCGCTACAG TATCAAGTAAGCAAGTTGTCATTATCGTCAGAGGCACAAGATTTCACCTGTGAATCAGAAGTAGATGAAGTAGAAGCTGCACTTTCTAACCTGGAAGTGACACTGGAAGGTGGCAACACAAATAACATTTTG GAGGACATCACAGACATCCCGAAACTTGCTGATAATCTCAGGCTAGTTAG gcCCAGGAAGCTGTCACTCAAAACTATCAAGCCATATTGGTTCGTCTTTAAAGACACTTCAgtatcttattttaaaaacaaagaatccGCACAGGGAGAACCTATTGAGAAACTCAACCTAAAAG GCTGTGAAGTTGTACCAGATGTAAATGTTGGAACTAAGAAGTTTGGAATCAAATTGCTAATTCCTGTTGCTGATGGCATGAATGAAGTGTATTTAAGATGCGAAAAT GAGAATCAATACGCCCGGTGGATGGCTGCTTGTGTTTTGGCCTCCAAAGGCAAAACAATGGCCGACAGCTCTTACCATCCTGAGGTCCACAAGATCCTTTCGTTTCTAAAGATGAAGAACTGGACCATGTCTCCCCAGGCTGTCTCTGATCCAGAAAGCATAGATATGAAACCAGAATGCTTCGTCTCCCCACGCTATACCAAAAAATACAAGTCCAAGCAG CTGGTCGCTCGTATTCTGGAAGCCCACCAAAACGTCTCCCAGATGACGCTGGTGGAGGCCAAGCTGCGCTTTATCCAGGCATGGCAGTCCCTCCCCGAGTTCGGCTTATCCTACTACATCGTAAG gttTAAAGGAAGCAAGAAGGATGATGTACTTGGGGTGTCCTATAACAGGCTGATCCGAATAGATATGGCCACGGGAGATCCCATCACAACGTGGaggttttccaacatgaagcagtgGAATGTGAACTGGGAAATCCGCCAG GTTGCAATCGAGTTTGATCAGAATGTATTTATCGCTTTCACGTGTCTGAGCGCAGACTGCAAAATCATCCATGAGTATATTGGGGGCTACATCTTCTTGTCAACCCGTTCCAAAGACCAGAACGAAACACTGGACGAAGATCTGTTCCATAAATTAACAGGAGGTCAGGAATGA